The Medicago truncatula cultivar Jemalong A17 chromosome 4, MtrunA17r5.0-ANR, whole genome shotgun sequence genome includes a region encoding these proteins:
- the LOC25493335 gene encoding uncharacterized protein, which translates to MAKGSRGRYRVASRQYRLAPYPLARCKRDTCEDMCHKKCSKVLDKKECEDVTCSVCMEYPHNAVLLLCSSHDKGCRPYMCGTSLRHSNCLDQYKKAYTKVVSARNGQPVEGSIDNPFMFHDSNSPHEKNEVTELACPLCRGQVKGWTVVEPVRDFLNEKKRSCMQDNCSFVGNYKELKKHVRAEHPSARPRTVDPDHEQKWRWLEWEREREDVISTVTSAIPGAVVFGDYVIEGRHNNDFDTDDEEGAHEAGNAERNGRFEMGMEAMNFFLLLHAVRQGNDLSSFSRRMRPEMDPDMLADQNEDQNEDAEMGVIMDVSDGDNDDDDDDGSYNEGNDDGVSLVSRLRRQGGGRVLLNRSSRRRRRRETHATMGGSG; encoded by the coding sequence ATGGCAAAAGGAAGCAGGGGACGATACAGGGTTGCTTCTCGTCAGTACAGACTGGCTCCATACCCACTGGCTCGTTGCAAAAGGGATACTTGTGAGGATATGTGTCACAAGAAATGCTCTAAAGTACTGGATAAGAAAGAGTGTGAAGATGTAACATGTTCTGTGTGCATGGAGTATCCGCACAATGctgttcttcttctttgttcttctcatgACAAGGGTTGCCGTCCCTATATGTGTGGAACCAGCCTACGGCATTCCAACTGCCTTGATCAGTACAAGAAAGCTTACACTAAAGTAGTTTCAGCACGTAATGGACAGCCTGTGGAAGGTTCTATTGATAATCCATTCATGTTCCATGATTCGAACTCACCTCATGAGAAGAATGAAGTTACCGAACTTGCTTGCCCCCTATGTAGGGGTCAGGTTAAAGGTTGGACTGTTGTGGAACCTGTGCGAGACTTTCTCAacgaaaagaaaagaagttgcatGCAGGATAACTGCTCGTTTGTCGGTAACTATAAGGAGTTGAAGAAGCATGTGCGGGCAGAGCATCCTTCAGCACGTCCAAGGACAGTAGATCCTGATCATGAGCAGAAATGGAGATGGCTTGAGTGGGAGCGTGAACGAGAAGATGTTATCAGCACAGTGACATCAGCCATACCGGGGGCAGTGGTTTTTGGAGATTATGTTATAGAAGGTCGCCATAATAATGACTTCGATACGGATGATGAGGAGGGTGCTCATGAAGCAGGCAATGCAGAAAGAAATGGGAGATTTGAGATGGGTATGGAGGCTATGAATTTCTTCCTCCTGTTACATGCGGTTCGGCAGGGGAATGATCTCAGCAGCTTTAGTAGACGGATGAGGCCTGAGATGGATCCCGATATGTTAGCCGATCAGAATGAGGATCAGAATGAGGATGCTGAGATGGGTGTCATAATGGATGTCTCGGATGGcgacaatgatgatgatgatgatgatggaagTTACAATGAAGGCAATGATGATGGTGTGTCCCTGGTTAGCCGACTTCGGCGGCAGGGTGGTGGCAGAGTTCTGTTGAATCGTTCCAGCAGGAGGCGTAGGCGTAGAGAAACACATGCAACGATGGGAGGAAGTGGGTGA